A section of the Cutibacterium granulosum genome encodes:
- a CDS encoding ATP-binding protein produces MAYLRRTVDTELDELFDDVPAIAIDGPKAVGKTTTAQHRAEGTLRLDDPATRSVTQADPSTILLRNRPLLVDEWQHVPAVWDVIRHSVDDDPHGGQFLLAGSATPYEQTRQHSGAGRIGRLRMRPMTLQERQLTEPTVSLADLLTGRRPALQGDSRFGLPEYVEEIVASGFPAIRTMRERARRFAIDSYLRNAVDKDVPEQGFAVRRPEAMMAWLRAYAAATSTTASYSQILDAATPGQAQKPARSTADSYRGVLASLWLLDPVPAWFPSGSVLNRLGSSPKHHLADPALAANLLGLDASNLLNAEGTPLDPASGTMLGSLFESLVTLCVRVPAQAHECQVHHLRTRNGDHEVDLVVERRDGRILALEVKLASTITDRDVKHLTWLQEELGPKLLDTVVISTGPQAYRRPDGIGVVPLVLLGL; encoded by the coding sequence TGCTCAGCACCGCGCCGAGGGCACACTGCGTCTTGACGACCCTGCAACACGCAGCGTCACCCAGGCAGACCCCTCCACCATCCTGCTTCGCAACCGTCCACTGCTCGTTGACGAGTGGCAACACGTGCCCGCCGTGTGGGATGTCATTCGACACAGCGTTGACGACGACCCCCACGGTGGGCAATTCCTCCTGGCAGGATCAGCCACACCGTACGAGCAGACACGTCAGCACTCAGGAGCTGGACGTATCGGGCGACTGCGGATGCGCCCGATGACCCTGCAGGAGCGCCAACTGACCGAGCCGACCGTCAGTCTTGCCGATCTTCTCACCGGTCGTCGGCCTGCGCTGCAGGGAGACAGTCGGTTTGGCCTGCCCGAGTACGTCGAGGAGATCGTCGCCTCAGGCTTTCCGGCGATCCGCACCATGCGGGAGCGAGCCAGGCGATTCGCAATCGACTCCTACCTACGCAACGCCGTCGACAAGGACGTCCCGGAACAAGGATTTGCCGTGCGCCGACCCGAAGCCATGATGGCCTGGCTGAGAGCATACGCGGCAGCAACGTCGACCACGGCGAGCTACTCCCAGATCCTCGACGCGGCGACCCCGGGGCAGGCGCAGAAGCCAGCACGTTCCACAGCAGATTCCTACCGCGGGGTGCTCGCCTCACTGTGGCTGCTCGACCCAGTTCCCGCCTGGTTCCCCTCCGGCAGCGTCCTCAACAGGTTGGGAAGTTCCCCCAAACATCATCTGGCCGACCCGGCACTGGCTGCGAATCTGCTTGGTCTGGATGCGTCGAACCTGCTCAACGCGGAAGGCACCCCGCTGGATCCTGCTTCTGGAACGATGCTCGGATCCCTTTTCGAGTCACTCGTCACCCTGTGCGTGCGGGTGCCTGCCCAGGCCCATGAGTGCCAGGTCCATCACCTGCGCACCCGCAACGGTGACCATGAGGTGGATCTCGTCGTGGAACGCCGCGACGGACGGATACTGGCGCTGGAGGTGAAGCTTGCCTCCACCATCACCGACCGCGACGTCAAGCACCTCACCTGGCTGCAGGAGGAGCTGGGGCCGAAACTACTCGATACCGTCGTCATCAGCACCGGCCCACAGGCGTACCGGAGGCCAGACGGAATTGGCGTGGTGCCCCTCGTTCTGCTCGGACTGTGA